From the Herpetosiphon gulosus genome, one window contains:
- a CDS encoding ATP-binding protein, whose amino-acid sequence MLSREQLETENASLKREVELLRHQLATQPAEPLFQSLLEAAPDGVVIVNAHGIISVVNAQAEAIFGYDRESMVDQPIELLIPERVRGVHVAYRSNYTREPRTRPMGIGSDLLARRSDGTEFYTEISLSPLKTADQLLIIAVVRDVTEQKKLAKEHEHRLTQRVSAAEAALLQGARLAAVGQLSASIAHEINNPLYAARNALLLLEEDLPEEVRESTVMQLARDQLTRIAGIIERMRDFYRPMRGEMAPTDLNAVIEETLALAGLHARHNNTMITFTPDTHLPAVVCNADQLRQVFLNLVLNALDAMTNGGTLTVTTEAATSFVTIEICDTGTGIPDDIRAHLFEPFFTNKPNGTGLGLPISAHIVTQHGGQIEVDSTVGVGSTFRVVLPYQPN is encoded by the coding sequence ATGCTGAGTCGTGAACAGCTTGAAACAGAAAACGCCAGCCTTAAACGTGAAGTTGAGTTATTACGGCATCAATTGGCGACCCAACCAGCCGAGCCACTTTTTCAAAGCTTGTTAGAGGCGGCTCCTGATGGTGTAGTGATTGTCAATGCCCACGGCATTATTAGTGTGGTCAATGCCCAAGCCGAGGCTATTTTTGGCTATGATCGTGAATCGATGGTTGACCAACCAATTGAATTGTTGATTCCCGAGCGCGTGCGCGGCGTGCATGTGGCCTATCGCAGCAATTACACCCGCGAACCCCGTACCCGCCCAATGGGTATTGGCTCAGATTTGTTGGCGCGGCGCAGTGATGGCACTGAGTTTTACACCGAAATTAGCCTTAGCCCATTGAAAACCGCCGATCAATTGTTAATTATTGCCGTAGTACGCGATGTTACCGAGCAAAAGAAACTGGCCAAAGAGCATGAACATCGCTTAACTCAACGGGTCAGTGCCGCCGAAGCCGCCTTGTTGCAAGGCGCACGCTTGGCAGCAGTTGGCCAGCTTTCAGCCTCGATTGCCCACGAAATTAACAATCCGCTGTATGCGGCCCGTAACGCCTTGCTCTTGCTCGAAGAAGATTTGCCCGAAGAAGTGCGTGAATCAACTGTGATGCAATTAGCGCGTGATCAATTAACCCGCATCGCCGGAATTATCGAACGCATGCGTGATTTTTATCGCCCGATGCGCGGCGAGATGGCTCCCACCGATCTCAACGCCGTAATTGAAGAAACCTTGGCGCTGGCTGGCTTGCACGCCCGCCATAACAACACCATGATCACCTTTACGCCTGATACCCATTTGCCAGCGGTGGTTTGCAATGCTGACCAACTACGCCAAGTATTTTTAAACTTGGTTTTGAATGCTTTGGATGCAATGACCAACGGTGGTACATTAACCGTCACAACCGAGGCTGCCACAAGCTTTGTTACAATAGAAATTTGCGATACGGGAACAGGTATTCCTGATGATATTCGGGCACACCTGTTTGAGCCATTTTTTACCAACAAACCCAATGGAACCGGTCTTGGTTTGCCGATTAGTGCTCATATTGTAACCCAGCATGGTGGCCAAATCGAGGTTGACAGCACCGTTGGGGTTGGCTCAACCTTCCGTGTTGTGCTACCCTACCAACCTAACTAG
- a CDS encoding response regulator transcription factor translates to MSQASILLVDDEFPIRATLGDLLRRRGYDVQTADSGEEALDRIAQRPFDLFLLDLRLPGVDGITVAQRVRERYADAAILILTGHGSLDSAIEGIHLGVFDYMLKTSSPQDVLARVKSALEAQAEQRHKKSLMTTLQTVVGELGGKQQEPNETPTQQPAGDQWIRVGELEIGLWRQMARLGDQTLNLTPTEFRLLSCLAQQAGLVMSYANLLRCAQGYEAESSEAAELLKPHIYHLRQKIEPDPSNPRYILTVRGTGYVLAVEAPQSK, encoded by the coding sequence ATGAGTCAAGCTTCGATTTTATTAGTTGATGATGAATTCCCCATTCGCGCCACCCTTGGCGATTTGCTGCGGCGACGTGGCTACGATGTGCAAACTGCCGATAGTGGCGAGGAAGCGCTCGACCGGATTGCCCAACGGCCTTTCGATTTGTTTCTTTTGGATTTACGCTTGCCTGGCGTAGATGGGATTACGGTTGCCCAGCGGGTGCGCGAACGCTATGCTGATGCAGCAATTTTGATTTTGACTGGCCATGGGTCGCTCGATAGTGCCATCGAAGGCATTCACTTGGGTGTGTTCGACTATATGCTCAAAACTTCTAGCCCGCAAGATGTGCTAGCGCGGGTCAAAAGTGCACTTGAAGCTCAGGCCGAACAGCGACATAAAAAGAGCCTGATGACGACGCTTCAAACTGTTGTCGGTGAGCTTGGCGGCAAACAACAAGAGCCAAACGAAACCCCAACCCAGCAACCAGCAGGCGATCAATGGATTCGGGTCGGTGAGCTAGAAATTGGCTTATGGCGACAAATGGCGCGGCTTGGCGACCAAACCCTGAATCTTACGCCAACTGAATTTCGTTTGTTAAGCTGTTTGGCTCAGCAAGCAGGCTTAGTCATGAGCTACGCCAATTTGTTGCGTTGTGCTCAAGGCTATGAGGCCGAAAGCAGCGAAGCCGCCGAATTGCTTAAGCCACATATCTACCACTTACGCCAAAAGATTGAGCCAGATCCATCAAATCCACGCTATATTTTGACTGTGCGTGGGACTGGCTATGTCTTGGCTGTCGAAGCACCACAAAGTAAGTAA